The segment GAGAACCGCTTAAAAGCTCTGTGAAAAAAAATGAATTGCTGCAAAACCCAGTTGTAGTTTGACAGTAGGTTTTTCAATAAGTGGGAAGAGGTGGGATTAGGTAGGAATACATGGTAATTTGTTGTTTTTATGCATATTTTTTACCTTAAAATGCGCATTTTGTCAAATAAGATTTTGACACCTGAAAATGGCAAAAAGAGCGAAAAATGCCAAAAATTAGAATTTTGCACTAAAAATAAGAAAAAGCTTTGAATGGTCTTTGAAAACCCTTTGAAGAATTTTAAAAAGTCTGTGAAAGCCCAGAAAACCGGCTTTGAAGACCCTTTGAAAAAAATGAAGCAAAAAATGTAATTACCTTCAAAATCAGCCCAAAATGACCAAAAAAGCAAAAAAGATTTTCACCTATTGGTGATTATCTGTTTTTAGAAGCAATATAATTTTATAAATCAAATAGTTATATTGTTTTTCTAATGTAAAAAGATTTTCATATTGATTTTTCTTTTTAAAGGGACATTAGGCCGTATTTTGTGTGGTTGTTAGATGTGCTTTTTCAGCTTCAATTTGTCGCTTTAAATGTAACTTTAGAAGAGGAAAAGTCGCTTCGACTTCTTCTGGGTCATTGATGTTTTGAACAAGCTCTTGCAACTTTCTATAAAGCTCTGCCGCTAATTCCGCTATATCTTCAGGGGGGAGTTTTATTTTTGCGTCGCGATAGGTCGTATAAGCTATGCGACCGAGCTTTTTCATCAGCCCAGTAGGGATGGTAGGTGCTTTAAAACCTGCTGCTTTTGCCTTTGCCATGTCACTGAACATTTCACCTTCACCAGTGAGAAGCCAATGAAAGTCTATGCCATAAATTGTGTGATAGGCAATTATGATAGAGGAGGGTGGTTCACTTACGCCGAGCTCATAATTTGCAAGCGTATTTTTTGCTAAATTAAGAGATTTTGCAAAAACACCACGCTCTTCATTTCCGAGTATTTTTCTTATTTCACGTAGGCGTTTTGCCAACAGCGTTTTTGGTTCTGAATCGGGACGTGCCAAAAAAATACCTCTTAAAACCATTTTATGGGTTGACAAAACCTAAAAAATGGGTTTTAACTTATATTACAGCCCGTTATTAAGGGCAGTTATTACACAAAGAACCCCACAAAAGACGGATGTTTGCGGCATCCGTTTCAAGCAGGAGCGAAAGTTATGACTATCACACAAACATGGGATCGCCATAGTATTTTAGCTGAGCTACGCCGCCGTAATATGACCTTGGCGGAACTCACGAAAGTTTATCAAATCCCGTCATCCAGTGTCAAAAACATTTGGACACGGCCCAATGAAAAAGCTGAACGTGCCATTGCCGATTTTATCGGCTTGCCCGTCGAGCAGGTTTTTAGCGACCGCTACCCTAAAACGAACCGTCGCATTTTTAAAGCAGCAAAACATGCCAATACGGATTTGAGTGCACATTCCACATTGCGCGGTAATGCCGCTTGAACTTTGTTGCAAGGTTGTGCGTGTGTTTTACGCATTTCCCATGAATTTAAATATCATAAGATAAAAAGAGTTATCAATGTCTAAACATCAATACGAAATAGGCAAGATAAATTGCAGAGAGTTGCATGGTCAAACGGCTGTTTGGATAGATTTGTTTTGGCGCTTAGGTGGTAAGCAGGTTCTCTTTAGAGGGGGTTTTTATGGTTGCAGCTTGTAATTTATGGACCCCAGAGGCAAAAAGAGAAATCGTCAATCCTTATTCAGAAGTTGAACGGTTAGAAACGATGCTTGCTTGTTGTTTTAAGGCGGTGAATGGAGGCTTTAGGCATCTTCCAATCCGGTATATTATTGACCCGCCGCATGGTTTGTTTGACGCGGCATTAGCACGACAGATTGTTATTCATATTTTGCATTATCAGTTTGAAGTGCCGCGGCGGCGTATTGTCGCCATCCAAGCACGGCAGCGGACTTCTATATCTTTGTCTCTTCAAGTGATTAGTCGGCGTTTGAACGATCCTGTTTTTGCTAGAGCTTATCGAAGATGGTCTGTGCGTGCGATGGATTTGTTTTTTAAAGAAATGAGAAAGGCGGCGGGGTGATGGCACAGTTTCAAAGGCTTTCTCTTGATGTGATTGTTGTGCCGGAGCGTATTCGCCCTGTGGATGATGAGCATGCTAAGGCTCTTGCGCAATCGATAGCGCGAGAAGGGTTGATGAACCCGATTACCGTGCGCCATACGCCCAATGCCAAGGAGGGCAATTATACGCTTATTGCCGGTGCGCACCGATTACGGGCTGCTACGCTTTTAGGTTTTGGCGAAATTGATGCGGTTGTGGTGCAAGCGGATAAAGAGAATGCTGCGCTATTAGAGGTTGCGGAAAATCTGTTTCGCAATGAATTGTCTGTTATTGATCGTGCTTTGTTTGTCCAGACCTACCGCGAATTATGGGAGAAGAAGTATGGAGAAATCAAGCGTGGTGGGGACGGTAGTAACCAGTATAAAAGAAAAAAAGAGCAATTGGATCAAGTTGATCCAATTGCTCAAATCAGTGACAATGCCTCTTCAAATGACAGTGAAATCGCTTGTGAAGGGGATGAAGTGGCAAAGGGTAAAGTTTACCCTTTGCCAAAAGATGGTTCTTCAGAACATAATGAAACTGGGTATGAAGGGGATGGAAAATCAAAAGTGCAACTTGCACCTTTGATCGGAGATGATGGGTGTTTGGAGCAATTGGGTAAGGTTTACCCTTTTGCTAAACATGTGGCAGATCGCATTGGTTTGTCTGAAGTTTCAGTAAAGCGACTTGATTGTATTGCTCGACATTTACAGCCGGAATTGCGGTCGGTTTTGCGTGGAACAGCATTGGCGGATAATCAGGCACAATTGTTAAAATTGGCAAAGATGGAGCCGTTGGCACAGCGGAGAGTGGCGGTTGCGTTTCAACAGGTTGAGGGGGATTTGCGACGGGCTTTTGATTTGGTCAATGGGATTAATACGCCCCCGCAAATTAATGAACAGGAACGGATTTTTGCCCAATTATTGGGGGTGTGGCAAAGGGCGAATGAGCAAACGCGGGCGCGTTTTTGCGCCTATTTAGAAAAGCAAGCGGTGGAGGTGCAATGATGAAGATGCATGGTTGCGGGCAGCTTGATTTTTTTCAACAGCCGGTTTTTCCTTGCCGCGAACCGGTTGCGCAGATTGATTTGGAGCGGTTTCGCTCACACATGAAGCGCGCCATGGCACGGGCTTTACGCGAATGCCGGTTTGAACGCAGCGTGGTTGCGGAACGTATGGCGCATTATTTGGGCATTGGTTGTTTGAGTAAGGCGAGTTTGGATGCTTATGTTGCTGAGAGTAAGCAGGTGGATATTTCTCTACCGCGTTTTAAGGCCTTTGTGCGGGCGACAGAAGCTTTTTGGCTCTGGGATGAGGTGGTGCGTGAAGATGGTTTGTTGTTGTTGCAAGGGGATGAAGCGCGCTTGGCAGAGATTGCAAGGCTCCAGCAAGAACAGCGAGAGATTGCGGCACGGTTAAAGGTTATGCGTGCGACCCCTGTGAGAATTAGACGGGGGCAGCCATGAAGGAATGGTTTAGTATTGCTGAATTGGCTGAAGCGGCTTTGCCAGGGTTGCCGAAGACAAAAATTGGTCTCAATAATTTTGCGCTTAAAAAATGGCGTTTGAATAAACAATTGTTTCGCCAAACATTAGGTAAGACCAAGCCGGTTTGGGAGTATCATCTCTCGTTATTGCCGGAGGAGGCGCGGGCGGCTTTGTTGGTGCGCTCTGGTGCGGGGTGTGTTTCGGGGGAGAGTCGTGGGCAAAAAGAAGACCTTTGGGCGCGTTATGAGGGGCTTTCAAAGGAGCATAAAAGGCGCTGTGAAGAGCGTTTGAAGGCACTTTGTTTTATGGATGATTTACTCCATGGAGGTCTTGGCGTGCATGATGCGGCGGTACGGACGGGGGTTCATTTTGGTATCAGTTGTCGGTCACTGTTTCATTGGTGGCAAAGGGTGGAAGGTTATGAACGCCCTGATTGGCTTGCGGCTTTAGCGCCTTGTTATGGTGAGGAGAATTTTTCACAATTTGCGCCTTGTCATGAGGAGGCTTGGGAGGTTCTCTGTTCGGATTATTTACGTCCCTCTAAACCGGCTTTTTCGGCGTGTTATCGGCGGATGGTTGTGATTGCACGAGAAAAGGGTTGGGAACCACTTCCTTCGGAGCGGGCTTTGCGGCGGCGTTTTCATAAAGAAGTTTCCAAGGCGGCTGTGGTGTTGGCGCGTGAGGGAGAAGAAAAGGCAAAAAAGCTTTATCCAGCACAACGGCGTGATCGCTCGAGCCTGCATGCTTTGCAAGCGGTGAATATGGATGGGCACAAGCTGGATGTTTTTGTGACTGTGCCTTGGGCGGAGAAGCCTGTGCGGCTTTATTTGATAGCTATACAAGATCTTTATTCGGGGAAGATTTTATCGTGGCGCCTATCGGATGTTGAAAGCTGGGAAATCGTTCGTTTGGTGATTGGTGATATGGTTGAAGCCTATGGGATACCGGAGCGCATGACTTTGGATAATGGGCGCGCCTTTACCAGCAAATGGATTTCTGGGGGTGTGCAAAACCGTTTTCGCTTTAAGATTAAGCCGGATGATCCGCAAGGACTTTTGACGAGTTTGGGTGTGCAATTGCAATGGACGACGCCTTATAGTGGGCAATCGAAACCGATTGAACGGGCATGGCGTGATTTGGCGGAAGGGATTTCGAAACATCCTTTTTGTGCGGGGGCTTATACGGGCAATAAGCCGGATGCCAAGCCTGAGGATTATGGTAAGCGTGCGATTGGATTTGAAGAATTTAAAGCCCATGTTGGCGCGCAGATTATGGCGCATAATGAGCAAACGGGGCGCAAGGCGGTTAATTGTGCGGGGCGCAGTTTTGATGTGACCTTTGCTGAGAGTTTAAAAGCCGATGGGACGATTGTTCGGCAAGCAACAGCGGCGCAACGGGCTTTATGGCTTTTGACTTCACAAGCGCTTCGGGCGCAAAAGGGCACGGGTGAGATCCATTTTTATGGCAATCGTTACTGGGCGCGTGCGTTGAACGAATATGCGGGACAGAAGGTGATTGTGCGCTTTGATCCGGATGATTTGCATCAGGATTTGCGGGTTTATGATTTGAACAATCGGTTTATTTGCATGGCATCTTGTCTATGTGATGTGGGTTTTTACGATCAGCAGGCGGCGCGTTTGAATGGGCGTTTGCGTAAAGAATATGTGAAGGCTGTGAAAGCCGAAAAGCAGTTGGCAGCCAAACTTGCCCCTGATCAATTGGCTGATGTTTATGGGTGCCTTGAGAAAAAGGGCAAAGAGTTAAAACGCAAATCTGCGATCAAAGCAAAGGTTACACGATTGGTTGCAAACAATGTGGGGAATTTGGCTAATAGGGGGAATTTGGCTTTGACAGCAAAGGAGGATGAGGCTTTGGAAGAAGAAGAATTTAGCCAACATCTTCACAAGGCTTTAAGACGGCTTTCTGTCTGTGATGGGGGGCGTGAAGTGATAAAGTTTCCTAAGCAATAGGAAAAGGAGAGGGGGATTTTAGGGGACTGGTTGAGGTCCATGTGCGGGGTTGAAGAATGAACAGAGAAAGGGGGGAGAAGTCTTATCCATTTCAATTTCTAAATCAATACAATCCAATTTTTATGCGTCTTTGCCTGATTGGGTGAGGAGTATGGAGTGATTTAAGTTTCCCTTTTGAGTGAAAAGGTGCAGGGGGGAGATTGTCGGGAGCCGGTTGAGTATCGCGTACGGCTTTAGGTTAAACAAAATGGGTAGGTTTGCAACCCTACCCATTCAATAGTCTAAAATCAATACAAGAGGGGATTATAGATGAAATACGCGATCAATGCAACAGTTGAGAAAAATCCTTGGGCGCGACCAAAAATCCAGCCCGAAACAGCAGCAAACCGCAACAGTGATGATATTGCCTTATGGAATGCACTTGTGGATTCGGTGAGAGCTATCGCAAAAATGCATGATTGGACGAAGGCGGAAGTTGCGCGGCGCATTGGCATGCCGGATGGAACATTTTCGCAATGGTATGCGGGCAGTTATGCGGGGCAATTGGGTAAGCAGAATACAAAAGTTCAACAGTGGGTGGAGGCTTTAAAGGAGGTGGATGAACTTTTGGAGCGTATTCCTGAAAAGCCGGCTTTTCAGAGGAATCGTATTGCGCAGGAAATCATTGACACTTTAACACTGGCACAAAGCACGGGTGATATGGTGATGATTACGCTTGATGCGGGCAGTGGCAAGACAGAAACATGCCGCCATTATCGTGCGACGCGCCCGCATGTTTATTTAGTGACAGCAAGTCCGCATACGCGCAGTGTTCATGGTATTTTGAATGATATGGCAGCAGAATTGGAAGTGGTGGAATATAATCCCACCCGCTTAACACGCGCTATTGGCAAGAGGTTAGAGCGGGTAGGTGGTGGGACGTTACTGATTGTTGATGAGGCGCAAAATTTAACGGATGAGGCGATTAATCAATTGCGCCATTTTGTTGATGTCAATGGCACGGGTTTGGCTTTGGTTGGCAATGATGAGATTTCTGGACGTTTGGTTCACCGTCAAAATGGTCCTTCTTATGCGCAAATTAAAAGCCGTTTGGCGATGCATTTGAAGCGCCGTAAGCCCTATAGTGAAGATATTGCCGCTCGTATCCATGATTGGGGGATTGAAGATGCTGGGGCGATTAAGTTTCTGACAGGGATTGGTTTAAAGGCTGGCGCTTTGCGGCAAATTGACAAAACCATGATGCTGGCACGCATGGCAGCCCTTGGTGATGGGTGTGAGGTCACGCTTAAACATGTCAAAGCGGCTTGGAAAAACCGTGATGTGGAGGAATTGGCATGATCCCTTTATGCGATAAAGAATTATCCAATACGCTTGTTGGTCTTTATGACGATTATCAACGTGGTTTTGAGATTGGCGACCAGATTAAACTTTGTGTTGATTTGGCGTTATCGCTTGAATTGGAATTGAGTATTCACCGTCTAAGCGAAGCAGAAGCGGTTTTAGAAAACCAAGTGGTGGACTCTTTTGCCCGTTGCCAAAATCCTTCTTCAAAGAGGGATGAGGCAGGAGATGAGACAAAAACAATTGGTGAGACAGGTACAGTTATTCCTATAGATTTTGGAGGAGGCAAGTCATGAAACGCAATCCCTATATGGTCGGCGAATGTTTGGTTGCCATGCGTTCTGCTTTGTTAAAGCATGAGTTGGAAGGCATTTTTTTGAGTGCGAAAGATGTTCGAGAATTGAATGATTATTTGCGTCGTTTGGCGCGCTATAACCACATTTTGGGTCATGAACTTTGTCGGTATCGTTGGCAAATAAAAGCGGGGTATCAGCCGCAATCAGGTGAAGTTATACCGTTTCGCCGTTTGCAAAAAAACAAGGAGGATTTTTGTGATGAATCAACGAATTGAGCTTGAAGGCACGCATTATATGAAGGATGCGAAAGGGGCTTTGGTGCCGGTCAATCTGATCCGTCCTGCGGATTTATTAGAAGATGAAACGGTGCGTAAAATTATGGGCTTTGCCAAAGAATTATCGGCAAGGGTTGCGCGTTTTAACAATCATACGATTGCGGATTTGAGTGCCTTTGATAGTTTGCTTGCGCAAGAATATGGTGTGGAGCGGCGCGGCAAAAAGGGCAATTGTACTTACCAGAGTTTTGATGGTTTGCAACGCATTCGGGTGCAAGTGCAAGAGAGCTTTGATTTTGGTCCGCAATTGCAAATAGCCAAAAGCCTTCTTGATGAATGTTTAAATGAGTGGTCTGCGGATGCGCGTCCTGAAATCCGCGCTATTATTACGCGTGCTTTTAATACCGATAAAGAAGGGAAAGTTAATCGTGGCGAAATCTTTATGTTGTTGCGTTTGGATATTGATGACCCTCGCTGGCAGGAAGCTATGCGTGCAATTCGTGAAGCGATCCGTGTGACGACCAGTAAGGAATATGTGCGTTTTTATGAACGGGAGAGTTTGGAGCATCCTTGGCATCCTGTCACGATTGATTTGGCAAAGACGTGAGGAGGCGGTCCCATGTCTTTGGCTGTTCTTCATATGGGCAAACGTGCGTTAGGTCTTGATGATGAGACCTATCGCGCCCTGCTTTTTCGCTTAACAGGCAAGCAATCGGCAAAAGATTTAACTGTTTTAGAACAGCGTCTTGTTGTTGATGAGATGAAAGCGTTCGGTTTTCAGGAAGATAGAAAACGGTTAGAGGGCAAATATGCTAAAAAGCTTCAGGCTTTATGGATTGCGGGATGGAATCTTGGCATTATCCGTGATCGTTCAGATAAGGCATTGCTTGCCTTTGTCAAACGGCAAACGGGGATTGATCATATTCGTTTTTTACGGGATGGAGATGATGCGGCCAAAGCTATTGAGGCGTTAAAAAATTGGTTGCAGCGTGAGGGCGGGGTTGACTGGAAAGGGAAAAAGATTCAAGATTCTTTACAGAAACGACTGGGGCAAAAACTACTGGGATATTTGATTTTGCGTGCCCAATGGAAGCGTTTGCATCCCCGTGGGTCCTTTGACCTTGAGGCTTTTCATCAAGGTGTTATGGCTGTGAGTGGTAAGGGGTTGGACGAGATGGATGTTTTTGCTTTGAGGCAAGTGATGAATGTTTGGGGGCGGAAAATTCGCGGGAGGAAAGATTATGGGGGATAAGCGAGCGTGCAAGAGGAAGCTTATAGCGATTTTCCTGCATTATTGCGTGAAATAGCCGCTGTTGCTGGCAATGAGGCGGCATGGAATATGATGCGGGCTTTTGGAGGGCGACAGGTTTATCTTCCTGGGCGCCTTGAAAATGCTGATTGGTTGGTTGAAATTGTAGGGCTTGAAGAAACAGAGCAACTGATCAAGCATTTTTGTTTTAATGGTTCTGGTGTGCGCCTTCTGATCCCCCTTGGCAAAGATGCTGAACGGCGGCAAAAAATGATAGAAGCCTTGCAAAAAGGCTGGTCTGCCGATGCTGCGGCTGCTGTTTCTGGTATGCATGTGCGTACAGCTTATCGCTTGAAGAAGAAAATTTCTTTGCAAGAACCCCAAGGTCTCTTATTTCCAGAACTTTAATTGAGTCTTGAAATTGTTTGACTGACAGTGTCAGACTTATTTTTGCGATTAGAAATCCAATAAACTGCGCATGAATTTTATGCATGCGGTGTTTTGTTATGGTTTCGATAGACAGTTCTTTTCTTCATAAGCTTGCTCCTAAATTGGCGCATCATGCGCGCCAAGATTTTATTATTGTGGAAATGGCACGGGCATTGCCTGAAGCTTTGTCTTATGCTGCACTGACAACACCCTTGCGTATTGCGCATTTTCTAAGCCAATGTGCGCATGAAAGTGATGGTTTTTTTACGGTGTGTGAATATGCTTCTGGGCGTGCTTATGAGGGGCGCAAAGATTTAGGCAATGTTAAGCCAGGGGATGGAGTGCGCTTTAAGGGGCGCGGTTTGATCCAATTAACAGGGCGCAAGAATTATCAACGTTTTACGCAGTTTTGGTGTTCGATCAATGAACAGGCTGTTGATTATGAAGCTTTTCCAGAAATGGTGGAAAGGTTTCCAGCAGCGCTTTGGTCGGCCATTTGGTTTTGGCAGATGAAAGGTTTGAATAGGTTAGCAGATCAAGATGATTGTCTCAGGATCACCAAGGCGATTAATGGAGGAAAGAACGGGCTTGTGCAACGCTTGACCTATCTGAATCGCGCTAAAAAGCTTTTGGGGCTTTTTTGCGAGGCGAAGCTATGAAGCCATCTTATCGTGGTTCGAGGCTCTATTTATGGTGGTCTTTTTGGTTTGCTTGGGGGGTTGTTTTTTTGCTTGTTTTTGGTGGTTTGTTAGGTGTGGAGCGCATTGTTGATTTGGCGGGCATTTCTATTCCCTCAATGGTGGCGATTATCGTTGGCAATTTGGGTGTGCACCGCGGCTTTGGTTCATTGGATTTTTCCAATAGGAAGCATGATAACAGGGGCAAGAGCCAAAAACAAAAGAGGATTATGTCCATGCAATTGGGGGATAAACGCAATGTTTAGCCCTCTTTCAAAATTGTCTTTTGGGATGGTTTTTTTGGCAAGTGTGCTGTTGGTGGAATTTGGCTTTATGAAAGCGCAAGTTTTCAAAGCGGTAAAAGCGCGTGATTTGTATTGGCAATTGGAAATTGCCAAGATTTCGGCACGCGCACAGCTTGAGAAAGAGCGGCAAAGGCAAGCAGCAGATGTTGCTGAAAGTCGTGCGCAAAGGATGATTGCAGCTTTGGAACAAAAGCTTACAAAAATGGAGGCAGCAAATGGGACTTTGCCGGTTACTGGCTGTGGTATTGAGCTTGAACGTGTGCGGTTGCTCAACAAGCAAGCCGGTGGATAATCTTTCTTATCGGTTTTTATCGGTTACATTGCCGCCTTTAGCCCAAGTTGCGTGTTCTCGCCCGCTTTTTCTTCCAGAGCGTGCTTTGAACACACGAGAAGTGGTGCATTATTGGGGGCGTGACCGTGCGGCTTTATTGATCTGTGAACAGCGTCGTGCTGCTGCTGTGAGAGCGGTTTTAGCCAAGAGGGAGGGGGAATTGAAGTGAATTTGGATATTAGTGTTGCCAATGGCTGGTTGTCTTTACTGCTGTCGATTGTTGCAATTTGTGGTGTTTTGAAAGCCTATTTTTCTTCTGGTGCGCGAGAAATGTTGAAAGATCTCGTACTGCTTAAGGAGCGTGTGCAAAAGTTAGAAACGGAGATGGATTTTTTGCCTGATCGTGACGGACTGCAACGATTGGAAGTGAATATGGAACGGTTGAATGGGCGTCTCAATACACTTTCTGCGCAGTTGCAACCGGTGGCGGCGATTGGAGAGCGTTTGCAAGAGTTTTTACTGGAGAATGCCAAAAATGAAAGCAGATATGGATAAGATCATCCGTGAAGAAGCGCGGTTGATTATTTTAAAAGGGCTTTTTTGTGAGCGCAGTGAGACTTTGTCGAGTGCGATGATTGAGAGGCTTTTATACAGCTATGGTATCAGACGCGATCGGGATTTTGTGCATAATGAATTGGCATGGATGGAAGATCAGGGTGCTGTCACATTAAAACAGGTGGGTTCGGTTTTGCTTGCGGCGTTAACAGAACGGGGGGCGCGTCATTTAGACCGGAGTTTTCCTATTGAAGGGATTAAACGACCCAAACGCACATCAATAAAATATGAGGTGAAGGATGCGCAAGGTCGGGCGTGGACGCTTAACGGCGATTGATTTATTGCCGCAAGCTTGTGATCAGATTATTGCTGCGGCTGCTGAGGCTTTAAATGGGCGTGAGAAAACACAAATGGCTATTTATAGTGATTTTAAAGCGGCTTTAAAGGCTTTGCAAAAGGAAACGGGATTAAGTTTTTCGATCCCTTCTTTTTCCAGTTTTAATCGTTATTCTTTGCGTTTGGCTGTGATGTCACGGCGCCTAGAACAGACAAGGGAAATAGCGGCAAGCCTTTCACAGCGCTTTGATGCTAAAGCTTGTGACAATATTACGCTGTTGACGGCAGCGGCGATTAAAGAGCTTATTTTTTCTACATTAAGCAGTGGGAAAAACCTTTCACCAAAAGCGGCACAAGAGTTGGCAAATGCACTAAAGGGTGTGTTGGCTGCGGAACATTTGTCGACCACCAGACGGCAAAAGCTTGAGAAAGATTTTGCGACCCAAGCGAGCAAAGCGGTTGATGCGGCAGCGGCAGCGGCGGGACTTTCCAAGGAGACAGCGCGGGCCATTCGTGCGCAAGTGTTGGGGATAAAACATGGCTGAAAGGTGCTCTTTTATAGAAAAACATGCTGATCATCAAAGCGGTTGTGATGTTTGGAAGGCAAGTGTTTTTCCAAAAGAGCAAGATCCTTTAGCGGATGGTGTTTTGATGGCACATCAACGGGCATGGATTGAAGATAAATCACCGTTAAAACTGGTTGAAAAGGGGCGGCGCACCGGCATTACTTTTGCTGAAGCTTTAGATGATACATTGATTGCTGCGGCTAAGCGAGAAGCGGGTGGTGATAATGTTTTTTACATTGGCGATAGCAAAGAAAAGGGACGGGAATTTATTGGCTATGTGAGCAATTTTGCAAGGGCTATTACCAGCAATAGTGGCGATGTGGAGGAATTTTTATTTTCTGATCAAAAGGCGGATGGCTCGACAAAATATATTTCTGCTTACCGTGTGCGTTTTGCTTCTGGTTTTCGTATTGAAGCGCTTTCGAGCCGCCCTGAAAATATTCGCGGGCTGCAGGGGATTGTGGTGGTTGATGAGGCGGCTTTTCATCAAGATGTGCGGGCTGTTTTGGATGCGGTCAATGCTTTGTTGATTTGGGGTGGTAAGATCCGTGTGATTTCCACGCATAATGGCGTATTAAACCCTTTCAATGAATTGATCCGTGAGGCAAGGGCGGGGAAGGTTCCTTTTTCTGTGCATTGTTACCCCTTTGTTGAGGCGGTTAAAAATGGTTTGTTTAAACGGGTTTGTGCCATGAAGGGGGAGGTGTGGAGTGCAAGGGCGGAGCAACAATGGGAGCAGCAGATTCGTGCGTCTTATGGGGTGCGTTTTTCTGCGATGCGGCAAGAATTGGATGCTATCCCAGCAGATCAAGAAGGGGCCGCTTTAACGCGCTTACAGATTGAAAATTGTTGTGCACCTGATAT is part of the Bartonella machadoae genome and harbors:
- a CDS encoding helix-turn-helix domain-containing protein; amino-acid sequence: MARPDSEPKTLLAKRLREIRKILGNEERGVFAKSLNLAKNTLANYELGVSEPPSSIIIAYHTIYGIDFHWLLTGEGEMFSDMAKAKAAGFKAPTIPTGLMKKLGRIAYTTYRDAKIKLPPEDIAELAAELYRKLQELVQNINDPEEVEATFPLLKLHLKRQIEAEKAHLTTTQNTA
- a CDS encoding helix-turn-helix domain-containing protein, with translation MTITQTWDRHSILAELRRRNMTLAELTKVYQIPSSSVKNIWTRPNEKAERAIADFIGLPVEQVFSDRYPKTNRRIFKAAKHANTDLSAHSTLRGNAA
- a CDS encoding ParB/RepB/Spo0J family partition protein encodes the protein MAQFQRLSLDVIVVPERIRPVDDEHAKALAQSIAREGLMNPITVRHTPNAKEGNYTLIAGAHRLRAATLLGFGEIDAVVVQADKENAALLEVAENLFRNELSVIDRALFVQTYRELWEKKYGEIKRGGDGSNQYKRKKEQLDQVDPIAQISDNASSNDSEIACEGDEVAKGKVYPLPKDGSSEHNETGYEGDGKSKVQLAPLIGDDGCLEQLGKVYPFAKHVADRIGLSEVSVKRLDCIARHLQPELRSVLRGTALADNQAQLLKLAKMEPLAQRRVAVAFQQVEGDLRRAFDLVNGINTPPQINEQERIFAQLLGVWQRANEQTRARFCAYLEKQAVEVQ
- a CDS encoding transposase domain-containing protein, with protein sequence MKEWFSIAELAEAALPGLPKTKIGLNNFALKKWRLNKQLFRQTLGKTKPVWEYHLSLLPEEARAALLVRSGAGCVSGESRGQKEDLWARYEGLSKEHKRRCEERLKALCFMDDLLHGGLGVHDAAVRTGVHFGISCRSLFHWWQRVEGYERPDWLAALAPCYGEENFSQFAPCHEEAWEVLCSDYLRPSKPAFSACYRRMVVIAREKGWEPLPSERALRRRFHKEVSKAAVVLAREGEEKAKKLYPAQRRDRSSLHALQAVNMDGHKLDVFVTVPWAEKPVRLYLIAIQDLYSGKILSWRLSDVESWEIVRLVIGDMVEAYGIPERMTLDNGRAFTSKWISGGVQNRFRFKIKPDDPQGLLTSLGVQLQWTTPYSGQSKPIERAWRDLAEGISKHPFCAGAYTGNKPDAKPEDYGKRAIGFEEFKAHVGAQIMAHNEQTGRKAVNCAGRSFDVTFAESLKADGTIVRQATAAQRALWLLTSQALRAQKGTGEIHFYGNRYWARALNEYAGQKVIVRFDPDDLHQDLRVYDLNNRFICMASCLCDVGFYDQQAARLNGRLRKEYVKAVKAEKQLAAKLAPDQLADVYGCLEKKGKELKRKSAIKAKVTRLVANNVGNLANRGNLALTAKEDEALEEEEFSQHLHKALRRLSVCDGGREVIKFPKQ
- a CDS encoding AAA family ATPase, whose translation is MKYAINATVEKNPWARPKIQPETAANRNSDDIALWNALVDSVRAIAKMHDWTKAEVARRIGMPDGTFSQWYAGSYAGQLGKQNTKVQQWVEALKEVDELLERIPEKPAFQRNRIAQEIIDTLTLAQSTGDMVMITLDAGSGKTETCRHYRATRPHVYLVTASPHTRSVHGILNDMAAELEVVEYNPTRLTRAIGKRLERVGGGTLLIVDEAQNLTDEAINQLRHFVDVNGTGLALVGNDEISGRLVHRQNGPSYAQIKSRLAMHLKRRKPYSEDIAARIHDWGIEDAGAIKFLTGIGLKAGALRQIDKTMMLARMAALGDGCEVTLKHVKAAWKNRDVEELA
- a CDS encoding DUF3164 family protein, coding for MNQRIELEGTHYMKDAKGALVPVNLIRPADLLEDETVRKIMGFAKELSARVARFNNHTIADLSAFDSLLAQEYGVERRGKKGNCTYQSFDGLQRIRVQVQESFDFGPQLQIAKSLLDECLNEWSADARPEIRAIITRAFNTDKEGKVNRGEIFMLLRLDIDDPRWQEAMRAIREAIRVTTSKEYVRFYERESLEHPWHPVTIDLAKT
- a CDS encoding regulatory protein GemA; amino-acid sequence: MSLAVLHMGKRALGLDDETYRALLFRLTGKQSAKDLTVLEQRLVVDEMKAFGFQEDRKRLEGKYAKKLQALWIAGWNLGIIRDRSDKALLAFVKRQTGIDHIRFLRDGDDAAKAIEALKNWLQREGGVDWKGKKIQDSLQKRLGQKLLGYLILRAQWKRLHPRGSFDLEAFHQGVMAVSGKGLDEMDVFALRQVMNVWGRKIRGRKDYGG
- a CDS encoding helix-turn-helix domain-containing protein, with the translated sequence MQEEAYSDFPALLREIAAVAGNEAAWNMMRAFGGRQVYLPGRLENADWLVEIVGLEETEQLIKHFCFNGSGVRLLIPLGKDAERRQKMIEALQKGWSADAAAAVSGMHVRTAYRLKKKISLQEPQGLLFPEL
- a CDS encoding glycoside hydrolase family 19 protein; the encoded protein is MRCFVMVSIDSSFLHKLAPKLAHHARQDFIIVEMARALPEALSYAALTTPLRIAHFLSQCAHESDGFFTVCEYASGRAYEGRKDLGNVKPGDGVRFKGRGLIQLTGRKNYQRFTQFWCSINEQAVDYEAFPEMVERFPAALWSAIWFWQMKGLNRLADQDDCLRITKAINGGKNGLVQRLTYLNRAKKLLGLFCEAKL
- a CDS encoding DUF2730 family protein, which codes for MNLDISVANGWLSLLLSIVAICGVLKAYFSSGAREMLKDLVLLKERVQKLETEMDFLPDRDGLQRLEVNMERLNGRLNTLSAQLQPVAAIGERLQEFLLENAKNESRYG
- a CDS encoding VpaChn25_0724 family phage protein, translated to MKADMDKIIREEARLIILKGLFCERSETLSSAMIERLLYSYGIRRDRDFVHNELAWMEDQGAVTLKQVGSVLLAALTERGARHLDRSFPIEGIKRPKRTSIKYEVKDAQGRAWTLNGD